The genomic interval CTTCATGAGAGCCCGCGCTCTCTTTACGCGCGAACAGCGCTTCGATGGCCGCCAGCGTTTCATCATTCGCCGCGTCGCCTTTAATAACGATCATCAGATCGCCGTTTTTGGCCTCATTTAATTCCGGCGTTAATAGCCCGAGGTTTTTTAATACGCCTTTGTTCATTTCCGTCGCCATCGCGACAAACGCCTGCTCGACGCCCGGCAGTTTATTGGCTTTGGTGGAAACGGACATTAATGAGACGGAGTCAAAATAAGTGTTCTTTTTTATGACGATTTTCGTGGGCATTATTTTCTCCTGAACGCGGATAAAAGGGGGCCGCCGTCGTGCAAAATGCACGTCGGTAAAAATGCTTTTTTTAATTAGCGACCAGCCGGGAAAGGCTGGCCGAATGCGTTATGCGCCCGCCGCCAGCAGCAGGTCTGCAATCTCAGTGAAGCCTTTCTCCCTCGCCAGCTCGAGCGGGGTTTTGCCGTATTTGTCGGTCATGTGCGGGTTCGCGCCGTGATCCAGCAGCAGCTTCACGATCTCCTGCTGCTTTGCGCCGCCGTCGTTTAGCACGATCGCTTCCAGCAAAGGCGTCCAGCCGACAAAGTTGGTGTGGTTGACGTTGATATCGGTTTTTTCCAGCAGCTCGCGTACGATCTCCACGTGCCCTTTTTCACTGGCAGGGGTAATGCCCACGCCGCCAAAGCGCGTCAGGCGGTCGAGATCCGGATTTGCCGGAAGGACAATGCGCAGCAGGGTGATATCGTTGGTCAGGCAGCTAATCAGGAAGGGGTTAAAGCAGGTCTGATCCTGTTTATCAATATCCGCCCCGGCGGCAATTAATAACGCCACGCAGTCATAATGCTTTTTCAGGCTGGCAATAATAACGGCGGTTCTTTTCTGGCGGTTGGTGGCGTTAATATCCACGCCTTTCTCCAGGCAGGCTTTTAGCGCATCGCTATTGCCCTCTTCTGCCGCCAGCAGAAATTCAGTAACGAGTTCGTTCGCAGACATATTCAGACTCCCGATGTTTTTATTTCTGTTGACCTGAGAATAGCAACAGCCTGGTCATAAAAGAATCCGCTTAAAAATGATTCATCGACAGTCAATTCATTGTTGAGGTAAATTCAACAAACCGGTCAAAACGTGCGTCTGTGCAACCTTTTTCTTATGTTTCACCGCGTTTTAGCCGTCGAGGCTGCATTATGCTTATGTCTGACGAAGCCTTACTGTGTGGGGCTTTCAGCAAATGATCAGAACTGTGATCGGCTTCAAATGCGTTGTAACAACGCTGTTAAAATATGTTCAAAACTGATGGCTGAAGGGAGTGAAATATGAATTCCATCTTTACCGAGGAGAACCTGCTGGCCTTTACTACCGCCGCACGCTTCGGCAGCTTCAGCAAAGCCGCCGCCGAGCTGGGCGTGACGACCTCCGCCATCAGTTACACCATCAAACGCATGGAGACCGGTCTGGACGTGGTGCTGTTTGTACGAAGCACGCGCAGCATCGAGCTGACCGAGTCCGGCTTTTACTTTTACCGTAAGGCCACCGACCTGCTAAACGACTTTCACGCCATCAAGCGCGGCATAGATACCATTTCTCAGGGCATTGAGGCGCGGGTGCGCATCTGTATCAACCAGCTTTTGTATACCCCACGCCACACCGCCAGGCTGCTGCAGGTGCTAAAAAAGCAGTTTCCCACCTGCCAGATCACCGTGACCACCGAGGTGTATAACGGCGTCTGGGATTCGATCATTAATAATCAGGCCAACATCGCGATTGGCGCGCCGGACACGCTGCTCGACGGCGGCGGGATTGATTACACCGAGATCGGCGCCATCCGCTGGGTCTTTGCCATCGCGCCGGAACACCCGCTGGCGTTCACTCCGGAGCCGATAGCGGAGAGCCAGCTGCGCCTGTACCCCAACATCATGGTGGAAGATACCGCGCACACCATTAACAAGAAGGTGGGCTGGCTGCTGCACGGGCAGGAGGCGATTCTGGTGCCGGACTTTAATACCAAATGCCAGTGTCAAATCCTGGGTGAAGGGATAGGTTTTTTACCGGAGTATATGGCGCGGGAAGCGGTGGAAGACGGGCTGCTGGTGACGCGACGTATTAATAACCCACGTCAGGACTCGCGCATGCTGCTCGCCACGCAGCATGCCGCAACCGGCCAGGTCACGCGCTGGATAAAACAGCAGTTTGGCCCTCAGGGCGTGCTGACCGGGATCTACAGTGACTTACTCTGGCGTGCTTAGTTCTTACTTTGAACCCAAAAGGCATGGATAAGACCCGGGATGTAGCCCAGCAGCGTCAGAATAATGTTGATAATAAACGCCCAGCCGAAACCTTTGCCCAACAGCACGCCCAGCGGCGGCAACAGGATGGTAAAAACAATACGCCAAAAACCCATATCAAAACTCCGTGCAAGCTAATCCATTGAAAATAATAAAGAGAACTTCCTCTAAGCGTAGCCAGTTTACCTGTCGGCGCCAGTTCCCTGTCCTCCTTTTACCCTCTTTTACGCTTTTGACGCTGGCTTAATGTGCACAATTACTTTAGCATTACCTTAATTAAGTAAAATCTAAACTATCATGACCGAACTCGAACAGCTTCAGGCCAGCGCAGAGCAGGCTGCAACCCTTTTAAAAGCGATGAGCAACCCGCGTCGGCTGCTGATCCTCTGCACCCTGTGCGGAGCGCCCGGCACCAGCGCGGGGGAACTGGCCCGCGCCACGGGGCTAAGTCCTTCCGCCACGTCGCAGCATCTGGCGCGTATGCGTGAGGAAGGGCTTATCGACAGCACCCGCGACGCGCAGCGCATTCTCTATTTCATTAAAAACGATGCGGTGCATCAGCTTATCAGCACCCTGAAAACCCTTTATTGCCCGTAAGGAGCCGCCATGTCACTTCCCCTTCTTTCGCCGCGCGAGGCCAGCGCCCGCATCGCTGAAGGCGCAAAACTGATTGATATTCGTGATGCCGACGAGTACGCCCGCGAGCATATTCCCGCCGCGCGGTCCATGCCGCTGGCTACCTTACCCGGCGGACTTAGCGCGCAGGCGGGTGATACGGTGATTTTTCACTGCCAGTCTGGCGTCCGCACCTCTGGCAATGCCGATCGCCTTGCTCAGGCCGCCGCGCCCGCCCAGGCCTTTGTTGTCGAGGGGGGCATTCAGGGCTGGAAGCAGGCCGGGCTGCCGACCGTTGAAGATAAATCCCAGCCGCTGCCGCTGATGCGTCAGGTGCAAATTGCCGCCGGGCTGTTGATACTCTGCGGCGTTGTGCTGGGCTATAGCGTCTCCAGCGGCTTTTTCCTTCTCAGCGGTTTTGTCGGAGCCGGGCTGCTGTTTGCCGGTGTGACGGGCTTTTGCGGCATGGCGCGACTGCTCATGGTAATGCCCTGGAACCGGCGTACCTCATAAGCAGTAATGGGTGAAATACGCTGTACCGGGCGTCATGCGTGGGCTAAGGTGAAGATCGCTAAAACGATGAGGAGGTAATATGTTTTCTGTCGGTGATTATGTGCAACCGCGTAAAGGCGGCCCGAAACTGAAAGTGCTAGAAGTGAACGGTGACAACATTGTGGCGGTCCAGGCCAGCAATGAGCAAGGCGAGAAATATACGCTGAAAGCCGCCGATGTGGCGCCTTATAGCGAAGAAGGCGATTTCGGCGTCTGCTGAAGAGTCAGCCGGGCGGCATATTCCGCCCGGCTCATTCGTTAGATCAGAAAATCATCCAGTGATTTACCGTCTGCCAGCGCGCTGGCAATAGGCTTCGGCGTGCGGCCCTGACCGGTCCACGTTTTCTCTTCACCGTTCTGGTCAATAAAGCGATATTTTGCTTCACGCGGCTTACGCTTTTTCGCTGGCTTACTCGCCTGCGCCAGTTCAGAGCCCAGCAGATCGGTCGGGGAAATACCATCAGCTTTCATCAGCTCCAGCAGGGCATTAATTTTTTCCTGCTGCTCAGCACGCTGCTGCTCTAATTCCGTCAGCTCGCTGCGTTTCTCTTCAGTAACGACCCTGACCTTTTCCAGCATTTCCTCAAGAACGTCCAGGGATAATTCACGCGCCATGGCGCGCAGGGTTCGGATATTATTAAGATTCTGTAACGTCAAAGACATATTATTTGAAAACCTTTTCTTTTGGGTAAATAGATAAATCGTCGACAGAATAATTCATTTGAGCTGAAATATCTACCCAAGGGTCTACATGGGCATCAGTGTAAATAAATTTAGATCTCACGCTTAATAATAGCGCAGGGTGCTGGCAGGACACAGGTAGCGCCAATCACTGCATTAATATAAATGGTCAACTTTAATCCAAATTACAGCATAATGCGCCACCAGCAGGAGGGAGCCCCCTCACCCACGCCACCAACACAATCAAAAAATTGATTTTGTTGCAAAAAACA from Enterobacter sp. JBIWA008 carries:
- a CDS encoding metalloregulator ArsR/SmtB family transcription factor; this encodes MTELEQLQASAEQAATLLKAMSNPRRLLILCTLCGAPGTSAGELARATGLSPSATSQHLARMREEGLIDSTRDAQRILYFIKNDAVHQLISTLKTLYCP
- a CDS encoding YqaE/Pmp3 family membrane protein → MGFWRIVFTILLPPLGVLLGKGFGWAFIINIILTLLGYIPGLIHAFWVQSKN
- a CDS encoding LysR substrate-binding domain-containing protein, which translates into the protein MNSIFTEENLLAFTTAARFGSFSKAAAELGVTTSAISYTIKRMETGLDVVLFVRSTRSIELTESGFYFYRKATDLLNDFHAIKRGIDTISQGIEARVRICINQLLYTPRHTARLLQVLKKQFPTCQITVTTEVYNGVWDSIINNQANIAIGAPDTLLDGGGIDYTEIGAIRWVFAIAPEHPLAFTPEPIAESQLRLYPNIMVEDTAHTINKKVGWLLHGQEAILVPDFNTKCQCQILGEGIGFLPEYMAREAVEDGLLVTRRINNPRQDSRMLLATQHAATGQVTRWIKQQFGPQGVLTGIYSDLLWRA
- the stpA gene encoding DNA-binding protein StpA, giving the protein MSLTLQNLNNIRTLRAMARELSLDVLEEMLEKVRVVTEEKRSELTELEQQRAEQQEKINALLELMKADGISPTDLLGSELAQASKPAKKRKPREAKYRFIDQNGEEKTWTGQGRTPKPIASALADGKSLDDFLI
- a CDS encoding ankyrin repeat domain-containing protein; its protein translation is MSANELVTEFLLAAEEGNSDALKACLEKGVDINATNRQKRTAVIIASLKKHYDCVALLIAAGADIDKQDQTCFNPFLISCLTNDITLLRIVLPANPDLDRLTRFGGVGITPASEKGHVEIVRELLEKTDINVNHTNFVGWTPLLEAIVLNDGGAKQQEIVKLLLDHGANPHMTDKYGKTPLELAREKGFTEIADLLLAAGA
- a CDS encoding rhodanese family protein, which codes for MSLPLLSPREASARIAEGAKLIDIRDADEYAREHIPAARSMPLATLPGGLSAQAGDTVIFHCQSGVRTSGNADRLAQAAAPAQAFVVEGGIQGWKQAGLPTVEDKSQPLPLMRQVQIAAGLLILCGVVLGYSVSSGFFLLSGFVGAGLLFAGVTGFCGMARLLMVMPWNRRTS